In Myxococcales bacterium, a single genomic region encodes these proteins:
- a CDS encoding sulfatase-like hydrolase/transferase — translation MNEVRQHPGAQAGPSPALEPDVERRVASASSPSPSRARARARARRLLGYGLLVVPALAVLAHDLARRGDRIRHFDANGLFFYAASLLFGAVLWGGLLVAASRRRGRGRWAALVAAAFGAAFAIGCQGYTFARYAVYMDHQAVLVGTSMLPSIGQQLWSDRATFAATLLPPLALALALPMLLRAVAPTRPTGARRALDLSVVAFLCATQIDPGRGAEQGQPPDVLYLSAMGQLSRAKWEKNETVERVHPGPRTPIAVPRLEAAPKAKRNVLFVVTESVRAQSVCSAPREECLVTPFSNRAVPARIGLEQMRALDSTTAVSLAVMWTGLRPEAPRGELHSAPLVWEYARAAGFDTAYWTSQNLMFGNSGVWLEGIPFSKFISATQLEPGSTLEIGADDSAVVDVALREVAQLRAPFFAVVHLSNTHFPYKIDPSFAPFQPQEEATGPGYEVEIKNRYHDALYLQDRALARLMTGLRQGAHGSDTVVVFTSDHGEQMREKGAVGHTGTLYEEEIRVPFWVDAPPATLAADERRSLEALTKTPLTHADVLPTLLDLMGVWDAQPIVERKRAMFGESLLRGGSTPDRAVFLTNCTELWQCAFKNWGAMRGTKKLIANQADHTWRCFDFIADPEETQDLALERCGHDLLGFAERVGKGRPFGR, via the coding sequence GTGAACGAAGTACGGCAGCACCCGGGCGCACAAGCGGGCCCCTCCCCGGCCCTCGAGCCAGACGTCGAGCGACGTGTGGCATCGGCCTCGTCGCCGTCGCCGTCGCGCGCGCGGGCCCGCGCCAGGGCCCGCCGCTTGCTCGGTTACGGCCTCCTCGTCGTCCCCGCCCTCGCGGTCCTTGCCCATGACCTCGCGCGACGCGGCGATCGCATCCGCCACTTCGACGCCAACGGACTCTTCTTTTACGCCGCGTCCTTGCTCTTTGGAGCGGTCCTGTGGGGCGGGCTCCTCGTCGCGGCGTCACGCCGTCGCGGTCGTGGCCGCTGGGCGGCCTTGGTGGCGGCGGCCTTCGGCGCCGCGTTTGCGATCGGCTGCCAGGGCTACACCTTCGCGCGCTACGCCGTTTACATGGACCATCAGGCGGTCCTCGTCGGCACGTCGATGCTCCCGAGCATTGGCCAACAACTCTGGAGCGATCGCGCGACCTTCGCCGCGACCCTCTTGCCCCCGCTCGCCCTTGCGCTCGCGCTCCCCATGCTGTTGCGCGCCGTTGCGCCCACGAGGCCGACGGGCGCGCGACGCGCCCTCGATCTGTCCGTCGTGGCGTTCTTGTGCGCGACCCAGATCGACCCGGGTCGGGGCGCCGAACAAGGGCAGCCGCCGGACGTGCTCTACCTCTCCGCGATGGGGCAGCTCTCGCGAGCGAAGTGGGAGAAGAACGAGACCGTCGAGCGCGTTCACCCGGGGCCGCGAACGCCCATCGCCGTGCCCCGACTCGAGGCCGCGCCCAAGGCGAAGCGCAACGTCCTCTTCGTGGTGACCGAATCGGTCCGAGCGCAGAGCGTGTGCAGCGCTCCGCGCGAGGAGTGCCTCGTGACGCCGTTCTCCAATCGCGCCGTGCCGGCGCGCATCGGCCTCGAGCAGATGCGCGCGCTCGACTCGACGACGGCTGTCTCACTGGCCGTCATGTGGACCGGCCTTCGCCCCGAGGCGCCACGCGGCGAGCTCCACTCGGCGCCGCTCGTGTGGGAATACGCTCGGGCTGCGGGCTTCGACACAGCCTATTGGACGTCGCAAAACCTCATGTTCGGCAACAGCGGCGTCTGGCTGGAGGGCATTCCGTTCTCGAAGTTCATCAGTGCGACGCAGCTCGAGCCGGGATCTACCCTCGAGATTGGCGCCGACGACAGCGCCGTGGTGGACGTCGCCCTCCGGGAGGTCGCTCAGCTTCGCGCGCCGTTTTTCGCCGTGGTGCACCTTTCGAACACGCACTTCCCCTACAAGATCGACCCTTCCTTCGCGCCCTTTCAGCCGCAAGAAGAGGCGACCGGCCCCGGCTACGAGGTGGAGATCAAGAACCGTTACCACGACGCGCTCTACCTCCAAGACCGCGCGCTCGCGCGCCTGATGACCGGACTCCGACAAGGCGCCCACGGAAGCGACACGGTCGTCGTGTTCACGTCCGATCACGGCGAGCAGATGCGTGAGAAGGGTGCCGTGGGCCACACTGGGACCCTCTATGAGGAGGAGATTCGCGTGCCGTTCTGGGTCGACGCTCCGCCGGCGACACTCGCCGCCGATGAACGCCGGTCGCTCGAAGCGTTGACGAAGACGCCGCTCACGCACGCCGACGTGTTGCCCACGCTGCTTGACCTCATGGGTGTGTGGGACGCTCAACCGATCGTCGAGCGCAAGCGAGCGATGTTCGGGGAGAGCCTGCTACGCGGCGGCTCGACGCCCGATCGGGCCGTCTTTCTGACCAACTGCACCGAGCTTTGGCAATGCGCCTTCAAGAATTGGGGCGCCATGCGCGGCACCAAGAAGCTCATCGCCAACCAGGCCGATCACACGTGGCGCTGCTTCGACTTCATCGCCGATCCGGAGGAAACGCAGGATCTCGCCTTGGAGCGCTGCGGGCACGACCTGCTCGGGTTCGCCGAGCGCGTCGGCAAAGGCCGCCCCTTCGGCCGATAG